Proteins from a genomic interval of Luteibacter pinisoli:
- a CDS encoding DUF721 domain-containing protein, whose amino-acid sequence MPPPSQPSRRPTRGLKSIADVGPVAKLAHKARELDTLDRQLRATLPAPLRDHVRFADIRDGRLVFLAPSSAWASRVRLYQAQILEAARAIGTRAYSVAVKVAPLPVEEPAPDPLKPLSAGAARHLRAAAASLSDPTLRDLFLGLADVADKPE is encoded by the coding sequence ATGCCACCGCCGTCCCAGCCATCCCGCCGCCCTACGCGTGGACTGAAGTCCATCGCGGACGTCGGGCCTGTCGCCAAGCTGGCCCATAAGGCCCGCGAGCTCGACACACTGGACCGCCAGCTGCGCGCGACGTTACCTGCGCCGTTGCGAGACCACGTCCGCTTTGCGGACATTCGCGACGGCCGGCTCGTCTTCCTTGCGCCCTCGTCGGCCTGGGCTTCCCGGGTGCGCCTTTACCAGGCGCAGATCCTTGAAGCGGCTCGTGCCATCGGCACAAGGGCCTACTCGGTTGCCGTGAAAGTGGCCCCCCTGCCGGTCGAGGAACCCGCCCCCGACCCGCTCAAACCGCTTTCCGCCGGGGCGGCCCGTCACCTGAGGGCTGCCGCGGCGTCACTCTCCGATCCCACGTTGCGGGATCTCTTCCTTGGGTTGGCCGACGTGGCCGATAAGCCCGAGTAA
- the lpxC gene encoding UDP-3-O-acyl-N-acetylglucosamine deacetylase has product MIKQRTLKNVIRATGVGLHTGDKVYMTLRPAAPNTGIVFRRTDLNPPVELKSRPENVGDTRLSTTLMNGEVRVSTVEHLLSAMAGLGIDNAYVDLSAPEVPIMDGSAGPFVFLIQSAGIEEQEAPKRFIRIKKPVVVRDGDKWAKLEPFDGFKVGFSVEFDHPLFNKRNSQAEMDFSTTSFVKEVSRARTFGFMRDIEALRERNLTLGGSMDNAVVLDDYRVLNEDGLRYDNEFVKHKILDAIGDIYMLGHSLIGAYSAHKSGHELNNKLLRQLMADVAAWEEVSFKDPAKAPISYAHPAQAV; this is encoded by the coding sequence ATGATCAAGCAGCGCACTCTTAAGAACGTCATTCGCGCCACCGGCGTCGGCCTTCATACGGGCGACAAGGTATACATGACGCTCCGCCCCGCGGCCCCTAATACGGGCATCGTGTTCCGCCGCACCGACCTCAACCCGCCGGTTGAGCTGAAGTCGCGCCCGGAAAACGTGGGTGACACCCGTCTTTCCACCACGCTTATGAATGGCGAGGTCCGCGTATCCACGGTCGAGCATCTGCTCTCGGCGATGGCGGGCCTGGGCATTGATAACGCGTACGTCGACCTGTCGGCACCTGAAGTGCCGATCATGGACGGCAGCGCCGGCCCCTTCGTGTTCCTGATCCAGTCCGCTGGCATCGAGGAGCAGGAAGCCCCGAAGCGTTTTATCCGTATCAAGAAGCCGGTCGTGGTTCGCGACGGCGACAAGTGGGCGAAGCTCGAGCCGTTCGACGGCTTCAAGGTGGGCTTCTCGGTCGAATTCGACCACCCGCTGTTCAACAAGCGCAATTCGCAGGCCGAGATGGATTTCTCGACCACGTCGTTCGTCAAGGAAGTCAGCCGCGCCCGCACCTTCGGTTTCATGCGTGATATCGAAGCGCTGCGCGAGCGCAACCTGACCCTGGGCGGTTCGATGGACAACGCGGTGGTGCTGGATGACTACCGCGTGCTGAACGAGGATGGCCTGCGTTACGACAACGAGTTCGTGAAGCACAAGATCCTCGATGCGATCGGCGACATTTACATGCTGGGTCACAGCCTCATCGGTGCTTACTCGGCGCATAAGTCGGGCCACGAGTTGAATAACAAGCTGCTCCGCCAGTTGATGGCTGATGTGGCGGCGTGGGAAGAGGTGAGTTTCAAGGACCCGGCCAAGGCGCCGATTTCCTACGCCCACCCGGCGCAGGCTGTCTAA
- the ftsZ gene encoding cell division protein FtsZ: MFELIEKLAPNAVIKVIGVGGGGGNAVAHMVNSNIEGVEFVVANTDAQAMKTCGGRTHLQLGGNVTKGLGAGANPEVGRQAALEDRERIEEMLEGADMVFITCGMGGGTGTGAAPVVAQLAKEKGILTVAVVTKPFPFEGRRRMQVALKGIEDLQQHVDSLITVPNEKLLSVLGREVTLLNAFKAANDVLLGAVQGIADLITAPGLINVDFADVRTVMSEMGMAMMGSGTARGDDRAQAAAESAINNPLLEDVNLAGACGILVNVTAGPNLTMREFDEIGRVIHDFASEDATVVIGTSLDPDMQDDVRVTVVATGLNRGTAAAKQPVRQPVQQQVEMRQRPRPVVLRTGTGNEVVDYAHADPVPSVRSEPAPAAKTAEPAIDYLDIPAFLRRQAD; this comes from the coding sequence ATGTTTGAACTGATCGAAAAACTGGCACCGAATGCGGTCATCAAGGTCATCGGCGTGGGTGGTGGCGGCGGTAACGCCGTGGCCCACATGGTGAACTCCAATATCGAAGGCGTGGAATTCGTCGTCGCCAACACGGACGCCCAGGCCATGAAGACCTGCGGTGGCCGTACGCACCTGCAGCTCGGTGGCAACGTCACCAAGGGCCTGGGCGCGGGCGCCAATCCGGAAGTGGGCCGCCAGGCCGCCCTGGAAGATCGCGAGCGCATCGAAGAAATGCTGGAAGGCGCCGACATGGTGTTCATCACCTGCGGCATGGGCGGTGGCACCGGTACCGGCGCTGCGCCGGTGGTGGCACAGCTGGCGAAGGAAAAGGGCATCCTGACCGTCGCCGTCGTGACCAAGCCCTTCCCGTTTGAAGGCCGTCGCCGCATGCAGGTGGCCCTGAAGGGCATCGAAGACCTGCAGCAGCACGTGGATTCGCTGATCACCGTGCCGAACGAGAAGCTGCTCTCGGTGCTGGGCCGCGAAGTGACCCTGCTGAACGCCTTCAAGGCGGCCAACGACGTGCTCCTCGGCGCCGTGCAGGGCATCGCCGACCTGATCACGGCCCCGGGCCTGATCAACGTCGACTTTGCCGACGTCCGTACCGTAATGAGCGAGATGGGCATGGCGATGATGGGTTCGGGTACCGCCCGCGGCGACGACCGCGCGCAGGCTGCCGCCGAGTCCGCCATCAACAACCCGCTGCTGGAAGACGTGAACCTGGCCGGTGCCTGCGGCATCCTGGTCAACGTCACGGCCGGCCCGAACCTGACCATGCGCGAGTTCGACGAGATCGGCCGCGTGATCCACGACTTCGCTTCCGAAGACGCGACCGTGGTGATCGGCACCTCGCTCGACCCGGACATGCAGGACGACGTCCGCGTCACCGTCGTGGCCACCGGCCTGAACCGCGGTACCGCCGCGGCCAAGCAGCCGGTCCGCCAGCCGGTGCAGCAGCAGGTGGAAATGCGCCAGCGTCCGCGTCCGGTCGTGCTGCGCACGGGTACGGGCAACGAAGTGGTCGATTACGCCCACGCCGATCCGGTCCCGTCGGTCCGCAGCGAGCCGGCCCCGGCCGCCAAGACCGCCGAGCCGGCGATCGATTACCTGGATATCCCGGCCTTCCTGCGTCGTCAGGCTGACTAA
- the ftsA gene encoding cell division protein FtsA, translating to MRNKNDKQLVVGLDIGTSKVVAIVGEYEPGEPIEVIGIGTHVSRGMKRGSVVDIESTVHSIQRAVEEAELMAGCDIRSVYASISGSHLETRNSHGTAAIRDREVMVGDLEQVLEAASAVAIPADRKVLYKESQEYRIDGQDGIRHPVGMSGVRLEASVHLVTGAASAVQNISKCIQRCGLSVDELVPAAVASAKSVLTEDELELGVCLVDIGAGTTDIAIYTQGSIRYTKSLPVGGDQVTNDIAYGVHTPTAHAEEIKIKYACALAQLAHAEETIQVPSVGDRPPRRLARQALAQSVQARYEEIFEMVQDELRRSGYESLVAAGIVLTGGASRMEGALELAEEIFHKMVRVGVPQHVSGLGDVVSTELHSTGVGLLLHGARATGSTRHSNSPVGNVGSVVEKFRSWFTKNF from the coding sequence ATGAGAAACAAGAACGACAAACAGCTCGTCGTCGGCCTCGACATCGGCACCTCCAAGGTGGTCGCCATCGTGGGCGAGTACGAGCCGGGTGAACCGATCGAAGTGATCGGCATCGGCACCCACGTGTCGCGCGGCATGAAGCGCGGCTCGGTGGTGGACATCGAATCGACGGTGCACTCCATCCAGCGCGCCGTGGAAGAGGCCGAGCTGATGGCCGGCTGCGATATCCGCTCGGTGTACGCCTCGATCAGCGGCAGCCACCTGGAAACCCGCAACTCGCACGGCACCGCGGCCATCCGCGACCGCGAGGTGATGGTGGGCGACCTGGAGCAGGTACTGGAAGCCGCGAGCGCCGTGGCCATCCCGGCCGACCGCAAGGTGCTTTACAAGGAATCGCAGGAATACCGCATCGATGGCCAGGACGGCATCCGCCATCCGGTGGGCATGAGCGGCGTGCGCCTCGAAGCCAGCGTGCACCTGGTGACCGGTGCGGCGAGCGCCGTGCAGAACATCTCCAAGTGCATCCAGCGCTGCGGCCTCTCGGTCGACGAGCTGGTGCCGGCGGCGGTGGCCAGCGCGAAGTCCGTGCTGACCGAAGACGAACTGGAACTCGGTGTGTGCCTGGTCGACATCGGCGCCGGCACCACCGACATCGCCATCTACACGCAGGGTTCGATTCGCTACACGAAGTCGCTGCCGGTGGGCGGTGACCAGGTGACGAACGACATCGCGTATGGCGTGCACACACCAACTGCTCACGCGGAAGAGATCAAAATCAAATACGCGTGTGCGCTGGCCCAGCTTGCCCATGCGGAAGAAACCATCCAGGTGCCGAGCGTGGGCGACCGCCCGCCGCGCCGCCTGGCCCGCCAGGCGCTCGCGCAGTCGGTACAGGCACGCTATGAAGAAATCTTCGAGATGGTGCAGGACGAACTGCGCCGCTCGGGTTACGAAAGCCTCGTGGCTGCGGGCATCGTGCTGACCGGCGGTGCGTCGCGGATGGAAGGGGCGCTGGAGCTGGCGGAAGAAATCTTCCACAAGATGGTTCGCGTCGGCGTGCCCCAGCACGTCTCCGGCCTGGGCGACGTGGTGTCCACTGAATTGCATTCCACCGGCGTGGGCCTTCTGCTGCACGGCGCGCGCGCCACGGGCAGCACGCGCCACAGCAATTCGCCGGTCGGCAATGTCGGCAGCGTCGTCGAGAAGTTCCGTAGCTGGTTTACCAAGAACTTCTAA
- a CDS encoding cell division protein FtsQ/DivIB, translating into MKGAAATRIVAWGIAITLVALPIVGVMQGWFAAGRWPVTQLKVEAEFTHVSAEQIRSAVIPRLGKGFFATDLEDVRRSIGVLPWVESVEVRKRWPDTLLVRIYEREPFARWNEARLISRQGQVFDAPGADQMGDLPRLSGPDSRLAEVVSFYAQVRKAFEGRAGMSVTGVSLTNRGSWSVITDSGAEIVIGDREQADRRLARFLDVYPQLIAGHRGGFAYADLRYTNGFAIRWPPSDNTATPKVGT; encoded by the coding sequence ATGAAAGGAGCCGCCGCCACGCGGATCGTCGCATGGGGAATCGCCATCACCTTGGTGGCGCTCCCTATCGTGGGCGTGATGCAGGGCTGGTTTGCCGCCGGCCGCTGGCCGGTGACCCAGCTGAAGGTGGAGGCGGAGTTCACCCACGTGAGCGCCGAACAGATCCGCAGCGCCGTGATCCCGCGCCTGGGCAAGGGCTTCTTTGCCACGGACCTGGAAGACGTGCGCCGTTCGATCGGCGTGCTGCCGTGGGTGGAGTCGGTGGAAGTGCGCAAGCGCTGGCCGGATACGCTGCTGGTGCGCATCTACGAGCGCGAACCGTTCGCCCGCTGGAACGAAGCACGCCTGATCAGCCGCCAGGGCCAGGTGTTCGACGCGCCGGGTGCCGACCAGATGGGCGACCTGCCGCGGCTGTCGGGCCCGGATTCGCGGCTGGCCGAAGTGGTGAGCTTTTATGCGCAGGTGCGCAAGGCGTTCGAGGGCAGGGCAGGCATGTCGGTCACCGGCGTGTCGCTCACCAATCGCGGCAGCTGGAGCGTGATCACGGACAGCGGCGCGGAGATCGTCATTGGCGATCGCGAACAGGCCGACCGTCGCCTTGCACGGTTTTTGGATGTGTACCCGCAACTCATTGCCGGTCATCGTGGCGGTTTCGCCTACGCCGACCTGCGTTACACCAACGGATTCGCCATCCGGTGGCCGCCATCGGACAACACGGCCACCCCCAAGGTCGGAACCTGA
- a CDS encoding D-alanine--D-alanine ligase, protein MSTTRFPRRVTDAADFGRVAVVMGGNSAEREVSLNSGKGVLEALRSAGVDAHAIDGIPALLDAVRAGHFARVFNILHGAGGENGELQGALQSLGVPYTGSGVLGSALSLDKVRAKQVWIALGLPTPKFKALPRGADVHAAAREIGFPLIVKPAWEGSSVGITRVFKESDLDAAVDLARRYPGDLLMETLIEGDAQEGGEFTVGIVGREVLPTIKIVPAGEYYDYNAKYISDETQYLCPGLSGAAEDEMRALALKAFDAVDCFGWGRVDVMRDRHGKNWLLEVNTAPGMTSHSLVPKAAAAAGLDYPGLCWRVLETSMEREAAK, encoded by the coding sequence ATGAGCACCACCCGTTTCCCGCGCCGTGTCACCGATGCCGCCGATTTCGGCCGCGTCGCCGTGGTCATGGGCGGTAACTCGGCCGAGCGCGAGGTCTCGCTGAACTCCGGCAAGGGCGTGCTTGAGGCGCTGCGTAGCGCGGGCGTCGATGCCCACGCCATCGACGGTATCCCGGCGCTGCTCGACGCCGTGCGCGCGGGGCACTTCGCCCGTGTGTTCAACATCCTGCACGGTGCGGGCGGCGAGAACGGCGAGCTGCAGGGTGCGCTGCAGTCGCTCGGCGTGCCGTACACCGGTTCCGGCGTGCTGGGTTCCGCGCTGTCGCTGGACAAGGTGCGCGCCAAGCAGGTGTGGATCGCCCTCGGCCTGCCGACCCCGAAGTTCAAGGCGCTGCCGCGCGGTGCCGACGTGCACGCCGCGGCGCGCGAGATCGGTTTCCCGCTGATCGTGAAGCCGGCCTGGGAAGGTTCCAGCGTCGGCATCACGCGCGTGTTCAAGGAAAGTGACCTCGACGCCGCTGTCGACCTCGCCCGCCGTTACCCCGGCGACCTGCTGATGGAAACGCTGATCGAAGGCGACGCGCAGGAAGGTGGTGAGTTCACCGTCGGCATCGTCGGCCGCGAAGTGCTGCCCACCATCAAGATCGTGCCGGCCGGCGAGTACTACGACTACAACGCCAAGTACATCTCGGACGAGACGCAGTATCTCTGCCCCGGCCTGTCCGGCGCGGCGGAAGACGAGATGCGCGCGCTCGCCCTGAAGGCCTTCGACGCCGTGGACTGCTTCGGCTGGGGCCGCGTCGACGTGATGCGCGACCGCCACGGCAAGAACTGGCTGCTCGAGGTGAACACCGCCCCGGGCATGACCTCGCACTCGCTGGTGCCGAAGGCCGCCGCCGCGGCGGGCCTGGATTACCCGGGCCTGTGCTGGCGCGTGCTGGAAACCTCCATGGAACGGGAGGCTGCGAAGTAA
- the murC gene encoding UDP-N-acetylmuramate--L-alanine ligase, with translation MTTGRLRAHDDFMTSFRRVHFIGVGGVGMSGIAEVLANLGYSVSGSDRAPSPTTERLAKLGVDVRMGHEAANIDGADVVVISSAIRKDNPELVAAHASRIPVVPRAEMLGELMRFRRGIAIAGTHGKTTTTSLVASVLAEADYDPTFVIGGQLTAAGANARLGTGQYLVAEADESDGSFLMLSPVMAVVTNIDADHLENYNGDFAFVKKAFADFLHRLPFYGMAVLCIDDEETAKLAQDTSRRLLTYGIDNAAADVTATNVRQAGFQMQFDLHLPGLADAVAVTLNLPGRHNVQNALAAAAVGWQLGVEPEAIAHALASFEGVGRRFHRRGEIALDQGAALLVDDYGHHPRELAAVFAAARGGWPDRRLVVAFQPHRYSRTRDLLDDFANVLAETDVLVLTEVYPAGESPIAGADGKALARAIRARGKTDPVLVDHPRDLRATLSALARDNDLILLLGAGDIGAAAVELGNSGNLRTTKA, from the coding sequence ATGACGACCGGTCGTTTGCGCGCCCACGATGATTTCATGACCTCGTTCCGCCGCGTCCATTTCATTGGCGTGGGTGGCGTGGGCATGAGCGGTATCGCCGAAGTGCTGGCGAACCTTGGTTACAGCGTGTCCGGTTCCGACCGCGCGCCGTCGCCGACCACCGAGCGCCTGGCCAAGCTGGGCGTGGACGTGCGCATGGGCCACGAAGCCGCCAACATCGATGGCGCCGACGTGGTGGTGATCTCCAGCGCGATCCGCAAGGACAATCCCGAGCTGGTCGCTGCGCACGCCTCGCGCATCCCGGTGGTGCCGCGCGCGGAAATGCTCGGCGAGCTGATGCGTTTCCGCCGTGGCATCGCCATTGCCGGCACGCACGGCAAGACGACTACCACCAGCCTCGTCGCCAGCGTGCTCGCCGAAGCCGACTACGATCCGACCTTCGTCATCGGTGGCCAGCTCACCGCCGCCGGCGCGAACGCGCGCCTGGGCACGGGCCAGTACCTGGTGGCCGAGGCCGACGAGTCCGATGGTTCGTTCCTGATGCTCTCGCCGGTGATGGCCGTCGTGACCAACATCGACGCGGACCATCTGGAGAATTACAACGGCGACTTCGCGTTCGTGAAGAAGGCCTTTGCCGACTTCCTGCACCGCCTGCCGTTCTACGGCATGGCCGTGCTGTGCATCGACGACGAAGAGACCGCGAAGCTGGCGCAGGACACCTCGCGCCGCCTGCTTACCTACGGCATCGACAACGCCGCGGCCGACGTCACCGCGACGAACGTGCGCCAGGCCGGCTTCCAGATGCAGTTCGACCTGCACCTGCCGGGCCTCGCCGACGCCGTGGCCGTCACGCTGAACCTGCCGGGCCGGCACAACGTGCAGAACGCGCTCGCCGCGGCCGCCGTGGGCTGGCAGCTCGGCGTGGAGCCGGAAGCCATCGCGCATGCGCTCGCGTCGTTCGAAGGCGTCGGCCGTCGCTTCCATCGCCGCGGCGAGATCGCCCTCGACCAGGGTGCCGCGCTGCTGGTGGACGATTACGGCCACCATCCGCGCGAACTCGCCGCCGTGTTTGCCGCGGCGCGTGGCGGCTGGCCGGATCGTCGCCTGGTCGTGGCCTTCCAGCCGCACCGTTACAGCCGTACCCGCGACCTGCTCGACGACTTCGCCAACGTGCTCGCCGAAACCGACGTGCTGGTGCTCACCGAGGTGTACCCGGCCGGCGAATCGCCGATCGCTGGCGCCGACGGCAAGGCCCTGGCCCGCGCGATCCGCGCGCGCGGCAAGACCGACCCGGTGCTGGTGGACCACCCGCGCGACCTGCGCGCCACGCTCTCCGCGCTGGCCCGCGACAACGATTTGATCCTGCTGCTGGGCGCCGGCGATATCGGCGCCGCGGCGGTTGAGCTTGGCAACAGCGGCAACCTGAGGACGACCAAGGCATGA
- the murG gene encoding undecaprenyldiphospho-muramoylpentapeptide beta-N-acetylglucosaminyltransferase — translation MSGPVLIMAGGTGGHIFPGLAVADELRAQGVPVAWLGAEGGMETRVVPAHDIALHTVKVGGLRGKGMKTRLLAPLMLVRALFDSLAVLRKLRPRCVLSMGGYVAGPAGVAARLAGIPLVVHEQNAVAGYTNRKLAAFAKRVLTGFPNVLPGAEWVGNPVRAAIASLPAPAVRFHHREGVPRLLVLGGSLGARTLNTSVPKALGLLAAHGVLPDIVHQTGERGLPEAVDAYTQAEVAANVVPFIDDMAGAYEWADVVVCRAGALTVAELCAAGLEALLVPFPHAVDDHQTANARAMVDVGGARLVADATLNQNDSPELLAKMLNDLLADRGQILSAANASRTLAKPDAASTIARHCMEVSA, via the coding sequence ATGAGCGGCCCGGTGCTGATCATGGCCGGTGGTACCGGCGGCCACATCTTCCCCGGCCTGGCCGTGGCCGACGAACTGCGTGCGCAGGGCGTGCCGGTGGCGTGGCTCGGTGCCGAGGGCGGCATGGAAACCCGCGTGGTGCCGGCGCACGACATCGCGCTGCACACGGTGAAAGTCGGTGGCCTGCGCGGCAAGGGCATGAAGACCCGCCTGCTCGCCCCGCTGATGCTGGTGCGCGCGCTGTTCGATTCGCTGGCCGTGCTGCGCAAGCTGCGTCCGCGCTGCGTGCTCTCCATGGGTGGCTACGTGGCTGGTCCGGCCGGTGTCGCCGCGCGCCTGGCGGGCATCCCGCTGGTGGTGCATGAGCAGAACGCCGTGGCCGGCTACACCAACCGCAAGCTCGCCGCGTTCGCGAAGCGCGTGCTCACCGGCTTCCCCAACGTGCTGCCCGGCGCGGAGTGGGTGGGTAACCCGGTGCGCGCGGCCATCGCCTCGCTGCCGGCCCCGGCCGTGCGCTTCCACCATCGCGAAGGCGTGCCGCGCCTGCTCGTGCTCGGTGGCAGCCTCGGCGCGCGCACCTTGAATACCAGCGTGCCGAAGGCGCTGGGCCTGCTCGCCGCGCACGGCGTGCTGCCGGACATCGTCCACCAGACCGGTGAGCGCGGCCTGCCCGAAGCCGTGGATGCGTACACCCAGGCCGAAGTGGCCGCCAACGTCGTGCCGTTCATCGACGACATGGCCGGCGCCTACGAGTGGGCCGACGTGGTGGTGTGCCGCGCCGGTGCGCTCACCGTGGCCGAACTGTGCGCCGCCGGCCTCGAAGCCTTGCTGGTGCCGTTCCCGCACGCGGTGGACGACCACCAGACGGCGAACGCCCGCGCCATGGTCGACGTGGGCGGTGCGCGCCTCGTGGCCGATGCCACGCTCAACCAGAACGATTCCCCGGAACTGCTCGCCAAGATGCTCAACGACCTGTTGGCCGACCGCGGGCAGATCCTTTCTGCCGCCAATGCGTCCCGCACGCTGGCCAAACCTGACGCTGCATCCACGATTGCCCGTCACTGCATGGAGGTTTCCGCATGA